A portion of the Stigmatella aurantiaca DW4/3-1 genome contains these proteins:
- a CDS encoding cyclic nucleotide-binding domain-containing protein, giving the protein MSDSSLRELGMDLIEERQFERALGVFSESVRRRPADHRSRMLAARCLAEMGERERAVTAYHACAEGLLRRDYLLSAMAACKLALELAPQERRLKDTLVRIHARASRNASGRASVPPPLPPETMFEGKVEQDLLGMVGEELTQRAIEVLAAPDPGGAADPNSRPPLPLFAALEREAFLDLVYRMAWRSVPPGTVMSQEGETGDHLYVIVAGKAEVTRLTEGQRKTLGFLGGGSIFGELSLITNTSPTASVTSTVDTEVFEVRREHLNAVARNHPSVPQVLAEFAQQRMARNMMATSPLFQQLPESDRAALLGRFTFRALQPREKALVEGEPSPGLFLVLAGELVVQKEDPAGGAVSLGILREGEVAGEMSLLTGTNASATVAATRKTATAFLPREAFSELTQEHPPIKTYLEQLSEQRMQRTAEALRPAEIIDADELVIEPEAAKAV; this is encoded by the coding sequence ATGAGTGACTCGTCGCTGCGGGAACTCGGAATGGACCTGATCGAGGAGCGCCAGTTCGAGCGAGCCCTCGGGGTGTTTTCCGAGTCTGTTCGCCGCCGGCCGGCGGACCATCGCTCGCGGATGCTCGCGGCTCGGTGTCTGGCCGAGATGGGTGAGCGCGAGCGCGCGGTGACGGCGTACCACGCGTGTGCCGAGGGGCTCCTGCGGCGCGACTACCTGCTGTCCGCCATGGCGGCCTGCAAGCTGGCGCTGGAGCTGGCCCCTCAGGAGCGCCGGTTGAAGGACACGCTGGTGCGCATTCATGCGCGTGCTTCGCGCAATGCCTCCGGGCGCGCGTCCGTGCCCCCGCCGCTGCCGCCCGAGACGATGTTCGAGGGCAAGGTGGAGCAGGATCTGCTGGGGATGGTGGGTGAGGAACTCACCCAGCGTGCCATCGAGGTGCTGGCGGCGCCGGACCCGGGGGGCGCGGCGGACCCGAACAGCCGGCCGCCCCTTCCCCTGTTCGCGGCCCTGGAGCGGGAAGCCTTCCTGGACCTGGTGTACCGGATGGCTTGGCGGAGCGTGCCGCCGGGCACCGTCATGAGCCAGGAGGGAGAGACGGGAGACCACCTCTACGTCATCGTCGCCGGCAAGGCGGAGGTGACGCGGCTGACGGAAGGACAGCGCAAGACGCTGGGCTTCCTGGGGGGCGGCTCCATCTTCGGAGAGCTGTCCCTCATCACGAACACTTCGCCCACCGCCAGCGTCACCTCGACGGTGGACACGGAGGTCTTCGAGGTCCGGCGCGAGCACCTCAACGCGGTGGCGCGCAATCACCCCTCCGTGCCGCAGGTGCTGGCGGAGTTCGCCCAGCAGCGCATGGCGCGCAACATGATGGCCACCTCTCCGCTCTTTCAGCAGCTTCCCGAGTCCGACCGGGCCGCCCTCCTGGGGCGCTTCACCTTCCGGGCGCTCCAGCCGCGGGAGAAGGCCCTGGTGGAAGGGGAGCCCTCGCCGGGGCTCTTCCTGGTGCTGGCCGGCGAGTTGGTGGTGCAGAAGGAGGATCCGGCGGGCGGCGCGGTGAGCCTGGGCATCCTCCGCGAGGGGGAGGTGGCCGGGGAGATGTCCTTGCTCACCGGAACGAACGCCAGCGCCACGGTGGCGGCCACGCGCAAGACGGCCACCGCCTTTCTGCCGCGCGAAGCCTTCTCCGAGCTGACGCAGGAGCATCCGCCCATCAAGACGTACCTGGAGCAGCTCTCGGAGCAGCGGATGCAGCGGACGGCCGAGGCGCTGAGGCCCGCGGAAATCATCGACGCGGACGAGCTCGTCATCGAGCCGGAAGCGGCCAAAGCGGTCTGA